Proteins encoded in a region of the Paenibacillus sp. E222 genome:
- a CDS encoding ThuA domain-containing protein: protein MINVTIWNEFVHEKIHDEVREVYPDGLHMALANGLGGEGFAIRTATLDQPEHGLSDEVLNSTDVLIWWGHMAHDRVSDEITQKVAQRVLDGMGLIVLHSGHFSKPFKALMGTSCDLKWREANEQEIIWCVNPSHPIAEGINSKIILEKEEMYGEFFDIPVPDELVFVSNFQGGEVFRSGCTFLRGSGKIFYFRPGHETYPTFYNPEILKVISNGVKWAYPTRNVKPEYGFSEPVRSLGNVLV from the coding sequence CATGAGAAAATTCACGATGAAGTAAGGGAAGTCTACCCTGACGGTTTGCACATGGCGTTGGCAAACGGACTGGGAGGCGAAGGCTTCGCCATTCGCACTGCAACACTAGATCAGCCTGAGCACGGATTAAGTGATGAGGTGCTGAATTCTACAGATGTGCTTATATGGTGGGGACATATGGCGCATGATCGTGTGAGCGACGAGATTACACAGAAGGTTGCACAGCGGGTCCTGGATGGTATGGGGTTGATTGTGCTGCACTCTGGTCACTTCTCTAAGCCATTCAAAGCGCTGATGGGCACAAGTTGTGATCTGAAATGGCGTGAAGCCAATGAGCAGGAGATTATCTGGTGTGTGAATCCGTCTCATCCAATTGCTGAGGGCATCAATAGCAAAATAATTCTGGAAAAAGAAGAGATGTACGGGGAATTCTTCGATATTCCAGTGCCGGATGAGCTGGTGTTTGTAAGCAATTTCCAAGGCGGAGAGGTATTCCGGAGCGGATGTACGTTCCTCCGCGGTTCGGGAAAAATCTTCTATTTCCGTCCAGGTCATGAAACATACCCGACCTTCTACAATCCGGAAATTTTAAAAGTGATCAGCAATGGTGTGAAGTGGGCATATCCTACGCGTAACGTTAAGCCGGAATATGGCTTCAGCGAACCTGTAAGATCACTTGGTAACGTGCTGGTTTAA
- the pflB gene encoding formate C-acetyltransferase — MSVIEKDVKQQTGWRNFTKGTWTKSVDVNDFLARNLSPYYGDEAFLAGATQNTKELWDIVSDLTKKERDNGGVLDVDVNTPATIVSHQPGYLDKSKEQIVGVQTDAPFKRSIQPFGGIRMMIDACEAYGFEMPQGVIDIFTNIRKTHNQGVFDAYTSEMRAARKAGIITGLPDAYGRGRIIGDYRRVALYGVDFLIRNKKGELNALEVDVIDEDVIRLREELSEQIRALQELKQLGEMHGFDISLPATTAKEAFQWLYFGYLAAIKEQNGAAMSLGRVSSFLDIYIERDLQEGLLTEEQAQELVDHFVMKLRIVKFLRTPDYNELFSGDPTWVTESIGGMSVNGETRVTKNSFRFLHTLNNLGPAPEPNLTVLWSTKLPEAFKQYCTKVSIETSSIQYENDDLMRPIYGDDYGIACCVSAMKIGKQMQFFGARANLAKALLYAINGGRDEKSGAQVGPEYPAITSEVLDYNEVMKRFKPMMEWLAKLYMNSLNVIHYMHDKYSYERIEMALHDRDIVRTMACGIAGLSVAADSLSAIKYAKVKPIRNEQGIAIDFEIEGEFPCYGNNEDSVDSIAVELVESFMGMIRKHKAYRNAIPTQSVLTITSNVVYGKKTGTTPDGRKAGEPFAPGANPMHGRDKKGALASLGSVAKLPYEHSLDGISNTFSIVPKALGKESDTRKSNLVAMMDGYFGQGAHHLNVNVFDRQQLIDAMDHPENYPQLTVRVSGYAVNFIKLTREQQLDVINRTFHGSM, encoded by the coding sequence ATGTCGGTGATCGAAAAAGATGTCAAACAACAAACAGGTTGGAGAAACTTTACCAAAGGAACATGGACGAAATCCGTAGATGTGAATGATTTTCTGGCACGCAACTTATCACCTTACTATGGCGACGAAGCATTTCTTGCAGGTGCAACTCAGAATACGAAAGAGTTATGGGATATCGTTTCTGATCTGACCAAAAAAGAGCGCGATAACGGCGGGGTACTCGATGTTGACGTAAATACGCCAGCGACGATTGTTTCTCACCAACCAGGTTATCTGGATAAATCCAAAGAGCAGATTGTTGGTGTTCAAACAGATGCTCCATTCAAACGTTCCATTCAGCCATTCGGTGGAATTCGCATGATGATTGATGCTTGTGAAGCTTATGGTTTTGAAATGCCTCAAGGCGTCATTGATATATTTACGAACATCCGCAAAACACATAACCAGGGCGTATTTGATGCTTACACATCTGAAATGCGTGCAGCACGTAAAGCAGGGATTATTACCGGTCTGCCTGATGCTTACGGCCGTGGCCGGATCATCGGTGACTATCGCCGGGTAGCTCTGTATGGTGTGGACTTCCTGATTCGAAATAAAAAAGGCGAACTGAATGCACTTGAAGTCGACGTGATTGATGAAGATGTCATTCGCCTGCGTGAAGAACTGTCCGAACAGATTCGTGCATTGCAAGAATTGAAACAACTGGGTGAAATGCACGGTTTCGATATTTCCTTGCCAGCCACAACCGCGAAAGAAGCGTTCCAATGGCTCTACTTTGGTTACCTGGCTGCGATCAAAGAGCAAAACGGTGCGGCGATGTCCTTGGGACGTGTTTCTTCGTTCCTTGATATTTACATCGAACGTGATTTGCAAGAAGGTTTGCTAACTGAAGAACAGGCTCAAGAACTGGTTGACCATTTTGTTATGAAACTGCGGATCGTCAAATTCCTGCGTACACCGGATTATAATGAATTGTTCAGTGGAGACCCAACATGGGTAACGGAATCCATCGGTGGCATGTCCGTAAATGGAGAGACCCGTGTTACGAAAAACAGCTTCCGTTTCCTGCACACCCTGAACAACCTTGGTCCTGCACCTGAGCCGAACCTTACGGTACTTTGGTCCACCAAGCTTCCGGAAGCGTTCAAACAATACTGTACCAAAGTATCCATCGAAACGAGTTCCATCCAGTATGAAAATGATGATCTGATGCGTCCGATCTACGGAGACGATTATGGTATTGCTTGCTGCGTATCTGCGATGAAGATCGGGAAACAAATGCAGTTCTTCGGCGCTCGTGCCAACCTCGCAAAAGCATTGCTGTATGCAATCAATGGTGGTCGTGACGAGAAATCGGGAGCACAGGTTGGACCTGAATATCCGGCGATTACAAGCGAAGTGCTGGATTACAATGAAGTGATGAAACGTTTCAAACCGATGATGGAATGGCTCGCCAAACTGTATATGAACTCACTCAACGTTATTCACTACATGCATGACAAATACAGCTATGAGCGTATTGAAATGGCCCTGCATGACCGCGATATCGTACGTACGATGGCTTGTGGTATCGCTGGTCTCTCGGTTGCAGCAGACTCTCTGAGTGCAATCAAATATGCCAAAGTTAAACCGATCCGCAACGAACAAGGCATCGCAATTGATTTTGAAATTGAAGGTGAATTCCCTTGTTACGGTAACAATGAGGACAGTGTCGACAGCATCGCTGTTGAATTGGTTGAAAGCTTCATGGGCATGATTCGCAAACACAAAGCGTATCGTAATGCGATCCCAACACAGTCTGTACTGACGATCACATCGAACGTGGTTTACGGCAAGAAAACAGGTACAACACCGGATGGCCGTAAAGCAGGCGAACCGTTTGCACCAGGAGCGAACCCAATGCATGGTCGTGACAAAAAAGGTGCACTGGCATCCCTTGGCTCAGTAGCCAAACTGCCGTACGAACACAGCCTTGACGGGATCTCTAATACATTCTCCATCGTGCCTAAAGCACTCGGAAAAGAGTCAGACACACGTAAATCCAATCTGGTTGCCATGATGGACGGTTACTTTGGTCAAGGGGCACACCATCTGAACGTGAACGTATTTGATCGTCAGCAGTTGATTGACGCGATGGATCACCCGGAAAACTATCCGCAGCTGACAGTACGGGTATCCGGTTACGCGGTTAACTTCATCAAACTGACACGTGAGCAACAACTCGATGTCATTAACCGGACCTTCCACGGTTCGATGTAA
- a CDS encoding Crp/Fnr family transcriptional regulator, translating to MREQLSVLEKRGNTNCFSEANFNHLLVTMKDRTYPEGTHLYWEGDVSDKLYYMKRGRAQITKSTDEGKELIMYMYQSGDMIGQADPFFGSKHSFSAEVLEDSEIGVLEHKDLEMLICQHCDFAIDFMKWMGIHHRLTQTKFRDLMLYGKPGALCSTLIRLSNSYGEPHGEHVMIHKKITHTDLSNMIGATRESVNRMLSDLRKKDAIEYDNGMIVIKDLHMLQGICHCELCPNEICRI from the coding sequence ATGAGAGAACAACTGAGTGTACTGGAAAAACGCGGAAATACCAACTGTTTCTCGGAAGCGAATTTCAACCATCTGCTCGTAACGATGAAGGACAGAACCTATCCGGAAGGCACCCATCTGTATTGGGAAGGAGATGTCTCTGACAAACTTTATTATATGAAACGGGGCCGTGCTCAGATCACCAAATCCACGGATGAAGGCAAAGAACTGATTATGTACATGTATCAATCCGGAGATATGATTGGGCAGGCTGATCCGTTCTTCGGATCGAAACACAGCTTTTCGGCGGAAGTACTGGAGGACAGTGAGATCGGTGTACTGGAGCATAAAGACCTGGAGATGCTGATCTGCCAGCATTGTGACTTTGCGATAGACTTTATGAAATGGATGGGTATTCATCACCGGTTAACCCAAACCAAATTCCGTGATCTGATGTTATATGGCAAACCGGGCGCTCTCTGCTCCACGCTAATTCGATTGTCCAATTCCTATGGCGAGCCTCATGGAGAGCATGTCATGATTCATAAAAAAATAACACACACAGATCTGTCCAATATGATTGGAGCAACCCGTGAAAGTGTCAACCGTATGTTAAGCGATCTGCGTAAAAAAGACGCCATAGAATACGACAACGGCATGATTGTCATCAAGGATCTGCACATGCTCCAGGGCATCTGTCACTGTGAACTGTGTCCTAACGAGATTTGCCGAATCTGA
- a CDS encoding carbohydrate ABC transporter permease — protein MNTSLRSPLIYTLFVLPALILFIMFFLYPIGSSLYYSLTSWNGVSAEPRFVGLSNYAKALTDERFWISTRNNGFFIAFSVLIQVPIIVLFSLLIANVKKLKGLYKTAVFLPSIMSTAVIGILWGFIYEPNIGLLNQLLETVGISPVYWLSDNRFAMISILVTNAWQWTGFYIVMVLAAILAIPKDLDEAAAIDGATAVQRAFKITLPLIRPIISVVIMLSIAGAMKAADIVLVMTKGGPAGSTEVLATYMIKYAITNFKYGYGNTIAVLIFALTLVLTAVYQLLVARRNERVEY, from the coding sequence ATGAACACTTCACTCCGCAGCCCGCTGATCTATACGTTGTTTGTGTTGCCTGCACTGATCTTGTTTATCATGTTTTTCCTGTATCCTATCGGCAGTTCACTCTATTACAGTCTGACCAGTTGGAATGGGGTATCCGCAGAGCCGCGTTTTGTGGGACTGTCCAATTATGCAAAGGCATTGACAGATGAACGTTTTTGGATTTCAACTCGCAATAACGGTTTCTTTATCGCATTTTCCGTTTTGATCCAGGTACCTATCATTGTGCTGTTTTCCCTGCTCATAGCGAACGTAAAGAAATTGAAGGGTTTGTACAAAACAGCCGTCTTTTTGCCGTCCATTATGTCAACGGCCGTCATCGGTATTCTGTGGGGCTTCATCTATGAGCCTAACATCGGCCTGCTGAATCAGTTACTTGAAACGGTAGGAATTTCGCCGGTCTATTGGCTGTCCGATAATCGGTTCGCAATGATATCCATTCTCGTAACCAATGCTTGGCAGTGGACGGGATTCTATATTGTTATGGTTTTGGCAGCCATTCTGGCTATTCCCAAGGATTTGGATGAAGCGGCAGCCATTGATGGTGCAACAGCCGTACAAAGAGCATTCAAAATTACATTGCCACTTATCAGACCTATCATTTCCGTCGTCATCATGCTGTCCATTGCGGGGGCGATGAAGGCAGCTGATATTGTTCTGGTTATGACCAAAGGTGGGCCTGCAGGCTCTACTGAAGTGCTTGCTACGTATATGATCAAATATGCGATTACCAATTTTAAATACGGCTATGGTAATACGATTGCGGTTCTGATCTTTGCTCTGACGCTTGTGCTCACCGCGGTATATCAGTTGCTGGTGGCGAGACGCAACGAAAGGGTGGAATATTGA
- a CDS encoding carbohydrate ABC transporter permease, which yields MAKSIKGSIPHVLLMLYLLAILFPFLFVIFSSFKQDNNEIALNPFGLPSTWVFNNYVEAWVNAKIGTYFWNSMYISVLSSVGTIILGAMFAFAITRMRHRKWSMFLYSLILAGMLIPNNALMLPIYLLVRKLGILDTHLALIIPYVANAIPFTIIILAAFMRSLPGEIEEAAVMDGLRAPGIFARIVIPLTVPAIVTVFIVNFLGNWNEFLLANYFLSTDKLRTLPVGMVQFRDQYQMNYAQMSAGIVYSVVPVVVIYAILQEKIIEGVTAGSVKG from the coding sequence ATGGCAAAGAGCATAAAAGGCAGTATACCTCATGTTTTGTTGATGCTGTATCTACTTGCAATTCTGTTTCCCTTTTTATTCGTAATCTTTTCTTCATTTAAGCAGGATAACAATGAGATCGCACTGAATCCGTTCGGTCTGCCTTCCACATGGGTGTTTAATAACTACGTGGAGGCTTGGGTAAATGCCAAGATTGGAACGTATTTCTGGAACAGTATGTACATTTCGGTCTTGTCCTCAGTTGGAACCATTATACTTGGTGCCATGTTTGCTTTTGCTATAACGCGGATGAGACATCGCAAATGGAGCATGTTTCTGTACAGTCTCATTCTGGCGGGTATGCTGATTCCAAACAATGCGCTCATGCTGCCGATTTACTTGCTTGTCCGCAAGCTCGGCATTCTGGATACTCATCTGGCGCTGATCATTCCTTATGTTGCGAATGCAATTCCGTTCACGATTATTATTTTGGCAGCCTTTATGCGGTCGCTCCCTGGAGAAATTGAGGAAGCCGCTGTTATGGATGGGTTGAGGGCTCCGGGTATCTTTGCTAGAATAGTGATACCCCTTACAGTTCCAGCCATTGTTACGGTGTTTATCGTGAATTTCCTCGGCAACTGGAACGAATTTTTACTCGCCAACTATTTCTTATCCACTGATAAACTGCGTACATTGCCCGTCGGCATGGTCCAGTTTCGTGATCAGTATCAAATGAATTATGCCCAGATGTCAGCAGGCATTGTATATAGTGTTGTACCGGTTGTTGTAATCTACGCCATATTGCAGGAGAAAATCATTGAAGGTGTAACGGCAGGTAGTGTTAAAGGTTAA
- a CDS encoding helix-turn-helix domain-containing protein, with amino-acid sequence MCPRFETAFSFLGKRWNGLIIQTLMSGSKRFKDISNLIPSMSDKMLSERMKDLESEGILIRHVYPETPVRIEYELTEKGKALQPVMNQIQDWAEQWVE; translated from the coding sequence ATGTGTCCGCGCTTTGAGACGGCGTTTTCTTTCTTGGGTAAGCGCTGGAACGGTCTGATTATTCAAACGTTGATGAGTGGTTCGAAGCGATTCAAGGATATCTCCAACCTGATTCCATCGATGAGTGATAAGATGTTGTCAGAACGGATGAAAGATCTGGAAAGCGAAGGAATTCTGATCCGTCATGTCTATCCGGAGACGCCAGTTCGTATTGAATATGAACTGACAGAGAAAGGCAAGGCGCTACAGCCCGTTATGAATCAAATTCAAGACTGGGCAGAGCAGTGGGTTGAGTAG
- the adhE gene encoding bifunctional acetaldehyde-CoA/alcohol dehydrogenase, producing the protein MAVKNEVAPVKEPTAGQYIQTLIDKANKAHAAFMSMDQKQIDRIVQAMALAGLDKHMMLAKMAVEETGRGVYEDKITKNIFATEYVYHSIKYDKTVGVIEDNEYESFQKIAEPVGIIMGITPVTNPTSTTMFKALISIKTRNPIIFGFHPSAQNCSREAAKILLDAAVKHGAPADCIQWIDDPSMDRTNALMNHNDVALILATGGSGMVRAAYSCGKPALGVGPGNVPCFIEKSADINQAVTDLILSKSFDNGMICASEQAVIIEEPIFDQVKKKMIANGCYFVNKDEAAKLTAGAINAEKCAVNPAIVGQSAVSIAQMCGIEVPAGTKILVAEIEGVGTKFPLSAEKLSPVLACYKVKTAAEGIERAAEVVAFGGMGHSSVIHSTNEEVIGKFADRLQTGRIIVNSPSTHGAIGDIYNTNMPSLTLGCGSYGRNSTSSNVTAVNLINVKRVARRTVNMQWFKVPNKVYFEKGATQYLAKMPDITRVAIITDAMMVKLGYVEKVEHYLRQRQMPVAIEVFSDVEPDPSTTTVDRGTEMMRRFQPDCIIALGGGSPMDAAKAMWLFYEYPDTDFNDLKQKFMDIRKRIYKYPRLGVKAKFVAIPTTSGTGSEVTSFAVITDKNQGNTKYPLADYELTPDVAIVDPEFVYSLPRTAVADTGMDVLTHAIEAYVSVMANDYTDGLAIKAIQLVFQYLEQSALQGDKLAREKMHNASTIAGMAFANAFLGINHSLAHKWGGQYHTAHGRTNAILMPHVIRYNAKKPTKFASFPKYSHFVADERYAEIARILGLPARTTEEGVTSLINAIRKLNKTLGIEESFQEIGFDAKDFEAHVDYLADRAFEDQCTTANPKLPLVTELADVYRNAFYGKFE; encoded by the coding sequence ATGGCTGTAAAGAACGAAGTCGCCCCAGTAAAAGAACCGACAGCAGGTCAGTATATTCAAACGTTAATTGACAAAGCGAATAAAGCACATGCAGCATTCATGTCCATGGATCAGAAACAGATTGACCGCATCGTGCAAGCGATGGCGCTGGCAGGTCTGGACAAACATATGATGCTCGCCAAGATGGCCGTGGAAGAAACAGGCCGGGGTGTGTATGAGGATAAAATCACCAAAAATATATTTGCAACCGAATATGTGTATCATAGCATCAAATATGACAAAACAGTAGGGGTTATTGAAGATAACGAATACGAAAGCTTCCAGAAAATTGCGGAGCCTGTCGGTATCATCATGGGGATTACCCCGGTAACCAATCCAACATCCACCACGATGTTCAAAGCACTGATTTCCATCAAAACGCGTAACCCGATCATCTTCGGTTTCCACCCATCTGCACAGAACTGTAGCCGGGAAGCTGCCAAAATCCTGCTTGATGCTGCGGTGAAGCATGGTGCTCCAGCGGATTGTATCCAGTGGATTGATGATCCTTCCATGGATCGCACAAACGCGCTGATGAATCATAACGATGTGGCGCTCATTCTGGCAACAGGCGGATCAGGCATGGTGCGGGCGGCATACAGCTGTGGTAAACCGGCACTGGGCGTAGGGCCAGGGAACGTACCTTGCTTTATTGAGAAAAGCGCAGATATCAATCAAGCGGTAACGGATTTGATTTTGTCCAAATCGTTCGATAACGGCATGATCTGTGCCTCCGAGCAAGCAGTCATTATCGAAGAACCGATCTTCGATCAGGTGAAAAAGAAAATGATCGCGAACGGCTGTTACTTCGTGAACAAGGATGAGGCCGCAAAATTGACCGCAGGTGCGATTAATGCTGAGAAATGTGCGGTGAACCCGGCGATTGTTGGTCAATCTGCAGTCAGTATTGCGCAAATGTGCGGTATCGAGGTCCCTGCTGGCACCAAAATTCTCGTAGCCGAGATAGAAGGGGTAGGCACGAAGTTCCCATTGTCGGCTGAGAAACTAAGTCCAGTACTGGCTTGCTACAAAGTGAAAACGGCAGCTGAAGGGATTGAGCGCGCAGCGGAAGTGGTTGCTTTTGGCGGCATGGGTCACTCCTCCGTTATTCATTCGACGAACGAAGAAGTCATTGGCAAATTCGCAGATCGCCTGCAAACCGGCCGGATTATCGTCAATTCTCCATCCACACACGGCGCCATCGGTGACATCTACAACACCAACATGCCGTCACTGACATTGGGCTGCGGATCGTATGGACGTAACTCGACTTCTTCCAACGTAACCGCTGTGAACTTAATCAACGTGAAAAGGGTGGCTCGCCGTACCGTGAATATGCAGTGGTTCAAAGTGCCGAATAAAGTCTACTTCGAAAAAGGTGCAACACAGTATCTTGCCAAAATGCCGGACATCACACGCGTAGCCATTATTACGGATGCGATGATGGTCAAACTCGGCTATGTAGAAAAAGTGGAGCACTATCTGCGTCAACGTCAAATGCCGGTAGCGATTGAAGTGTTCTCTGATGTCGAACCCGATCCGTCCACAACAACGGTAGACCGCGGTACGGAAATGATGCGCCGCTTCCAGCCAGACTGCATTATCGCACTCGGCGGGGGATCACCGATGGATGCTGCCAAAGCGATGTGGCTGTTCTATGAATATCCTGACACAGATTTCAACGATTTGAAGCAAAAATTCATGGATATCCGCAAACGGATTTACAAATATCCACGTCTCGGCGTGAAAGCGAAATTCGTAGCGATCCCGACAACCTCGGGCACAGGTTCGGAAGTAACATCGTTCGCGGTCATCACGGACAAAAATCAAGGCAATACGAAATATCCACTGGCAGACTACGAGTTAACACCAGACGTAGCCATCGTAGACCCGGAATTCGTATACTCTCTGCCTAGAACCGCTGTTGCGGATACAGGTATGGACGTATTGACTCACGCCATCGAAGCATATGTATCCGTCATGGCGAATGATTACACGGATGGACTCGCGATCAAAGCGATTCAACTGGTATTCCAGTATCTCGAGCAATCGGCGCTGCAAGGTGACAAATTGGCTCGTGAGAAAATGCATAATGCTTCGACGATTGCCGGTATGGCTTTTGCCAACGCATTCCTGGGCATTAACCACAGCTTGGCACACAAATGGGGTGGTCAGTACCACACCGCACATGGACGTACCAATGCGATCCTGATGCCACACGTCATTCGCTACAATGCGAAAAAACCGACGAAGTTTGCATCGTTCCCGAAATATTCGCACTTTGTGGCAGATGAGCGTTATGCCGAAATTGCCCGCATTCTGGGATTGCCTGCACGTACGACAGAAGAAGGGGTTACCAGCCTCATCAATGCCATTCGCAAACTGAACAAAACATTGGGGATTGAAGAGTCGTTCCAGGAAATCGGATTCGATGCCAAAGACTTTGAGGCACATGTCGATTATCTGGCAGACCGCGCATTCGAGGACCAATGTACAACAGCCAATCCAAAACTGCCGCTGGTGACTGAACTGGCAGATGTATACCGCAATGCTTTCTACGGCAAGTTTGAATAA
- the pflA gene encoding pyruvate formate-lyase-activating protein, which yields MVNGHIHSLETFGTVDGPGIRFVLFMQGCLLKCQYCHNPDTWALDGGREMSVEEVLAEIEPYLSYYRSSGGGLTVSGGEPTLQAHFVAEVFKEAKRRWGLHTTLDSNGFNEPDRIHDLLDNTDLVLLDLKHINDEKHIKLTGKSNERTLRTAQWLSDNGRKMWIRHVYVPGIHNEEEDLLNLGRFIGTLNGVEKFEILPYHQMGIYKWQAMGKAYPLDGVPSPSDEEVQRAYRLIEQGRAETAGMTCSKK from the coding sequence ATGGTTAATGGACATATTCATTCACTCGAAACTTTCGGGACGGTTGACGGCCCAGGCATCCGCTTCGTGCTTTTTATGCAAGGATGTCTGCTCAAATGCCAGTATTGTCACAATCCGGATACATGGGCACTGGATGGTGGCAGGGAAATGAGCGTGGAGGAGGTATTGGCTGAAATCGAGCCATACCTGTCCTACTATCGCAGTTCCGGCGGAGGACTTACGGTATCCGGTGGGGAGCCAACATTACAGGCTCATTTTGTAGCAGAAGTTTTCAAAGAAGCGAAACGCCGCTGGGGATTGCATACTACGCTGGACAGCAACGGTTTTAATGAACCTGATCGGATTCATGATTTGTTGGATAACACAGACCTGGTTTTGTTGGATCTGAAGCACATCAATGATGAGAAACATATCAAGCTGACAGGCAAATCCAACGAGAGAACATTGCGCACCGCACAGTGGTTATCGGACAATGGACGAAAAATGTGGATTCGCCACGTGTATGTGCCAGGGATTCACAATGAGGAAGAAGACTTGCTCAATCTGGGGCGGTTTATTGGAACGCTAAATGGAGTCGAGAAGTTCGAAATCCTGCCTTATCATCAGATGGGTATTTACAAATGGCAGGCGATGGGGAAGGCCTATCCGCTGGATGGCGTTCCTTCTCCAAGTGATGAGGAAGTGCAGCGGGCGTATCGTTTGATTGAACAAGGTCGTGCGGAAACAGCGGGTATGACTTGCTCCAAAAAGTAA